A region from the Primulina huaijiensis isolate GDHJ02 unplaced genomic scaffold, ASM1229523v2 scaffold43351, whole genome shotgun sequence genome encodes:
- the LOC140970113 gene encoding uncharacterized protein translates to RHFCISKIHGFHVWIWTKIRIIRLGLSWEQALIRICSPLQNGLPPSSFFCPYGKVQEHIFVKSSPRFLDPQSDGPQSLSQYSKQIASSICKTFRAEIKVANSFLKSHILRSKNLPDFPWPRHRDSDASLGHIRFPHLRVLLRSLHLHLLPPPLSFPRSFLLPPAPFLPVFRRRLPPLLSPMSASVTFSQDKDAPVADPAAKTVRVMIKGRVQGVFYRNWTINNANELGLKGWVRNRRDGSVEALFSGIPDKVAEMEQRCRRGPPDAMVTAFQVFPSTDDPGTSFQRKPTV, encoded by the exons CGCCATTTTTGTATTTCTAAAATTCATGGATTTCACGTATGGATCTGGACCAAAATTAGAATCATACGTTTGGGCTTGAGTTGGGAACAGGCCTTAATTCGAATCTGTAGCCCACTTCAAAATGGGCTACCTCCTTCCTCTTTCTTTTGCCCATACGGAAAGGTCCAAGAGCACATTTTCGTGAAATCTTCTCCAAGATTCCTGGATCCACAATCCGACGGCCCACAATCTCTTTCCCAATATTCCAAACAAATCGCAAGCTCAATTTGCAAAACTTTTCGAGCTGAAATAAAAGTGGCGAATTCATTCTTGAAATCCCATATTCTCCGCTCAAAGAATCTTCCAGACTTCCCATGGCCGCGCCACCGTGACAGTGATGCCAGTCTCGGCCACATACGATTCCCCCACCTTCGCGTTCTTCTACGCAgtcttcatcttcatcttcttcctCCTCCTCTTTCGTTTCCTCGctcttttcttcttcctccTGCTCCTTTTCTTCCTGTGTTCCGACGTCGTTTACCTCCTCTCCTCTCTCCTATGTCCGCCTCCGTGACCTTCTCCCAGGATAAGGATGCACCCGTCGCCGACCCAGCTGCTAAAACC GTAAGAGTGATGATAAAGGGGAGGGTTCAGGGTGTATTCTACAGAAATTGGACAATTAACAATGCCAATGAATTGGGGCTCAAGGGTTGGGTTCGGAACAGGAGAGATGGCTCTGTGGAAGCTCTGTTTTCAGGGATCCCGGATAAGGTTGCGGAGATGGAGCAGCGTTGCCGAAGGGGCCCACCAGATGCCATGGTAACTGCTTTCCAGGTCTTCCCGAGTACCGATGATCCCGGAACCTCGTTTCAGCGTAAACCAACTGTGTGA